The stretch of DNA tgaatttattatttgaacaaTCTCTTCAGAGTTAATTATACATTGATATGAACTCTTCAAagacatgttgagtttgtggACATCAGAGACATGCAAGGGCTTTAGAGGCATGCTTCAAATTCAGTCATTAGACTCAAACTTTAGACCCAGACATCAGAGGCAAACTTTGTTACTTTTAGAGGCACGTTACTTTTAGAGGCATATGTTCAGAGGCAGACGTGTATATTTTATGTTCCCTTGATCTCGTCCTCTAGTCACTTCCTCTGGTGACTTCCTTTGGTCACTTCCTCTGGTGACTTCCTCTAGTGACTTTCTCTGGTGACTTCCTTTGGTCACTTCCTCTAGTGACTTTCCTTTGGTCgcttcctctgattttctttttctaatttttgcatacttaatgaagccattaaaaaaaatttattgttctcaTACTTAATCAAAACTGTGAGCAGAAAACaaacttggttccaataatcaACATTGACAATTTTTGTATATAGTATAACACTGTAtgtgattaatgataatgaGGATCATGAACTAATGTCTATTATAGATTATAGACAAAGAAATGctttgaaaattgaaagaagCAATTGAAGTTAAATTAAGCACGCTTCATAAAGAAGAAGGCTTTTGGACTTATAGTTCGCACATTTGAAGATGTGAATGAAGGTTCAATAACACAATAAATGGGGGTTTAGATTGTGttattgtatattaaaaaaaaaaattgaaatttaattgtaaCTTGGTGACCAAGgcaaattaaaaagtaaaagcaAAGTGAAGAAATAAGAACACACAACAAAATCTATACTAGTTCACCACCAATCTTGCTAGCTACGTGCAATACCTTCACCTGAAGGATTTATTCCAACAATTCTACATGAATTACAAAAACCACTAAACCTCACCCAGTTAAGTCTACTCAACCTTCTGGTTGCAACTGCAACACGTTGAGGCATATACAACAACCACTAATGGTCTAAATTACAAGTATTTGTTTGGTTTGTTTTTGACTGTCAATGAGTGAATATGTATGTGTCTAACGCTATCTACCACTTAGATAAATATGTGTTTGTACAAGTGCTTAATGTTCAAACAGtaattatgtttgaatttgttcaaAGTATTTGATGTTGATCAAAGTGTTTGATGTTCAAAGTAGGATCAATATTGTTTATATCAATGTTCTTTAAGGTTCCAAGTCCAAATTTGTTTGATGTTGATTCCAATTCATTCCTTATGTTGTCGTTTCAAGTTTTTCTCAATGTTGTTGATCAATTGTTGGTATTTAATCTGATTTTGATCAAAGCTTATTGTATGTTCTTATCCTTGATGAAAATGTTTTAATATCATTGTGTTCTTGATCGAACTTCGTTGTGTGATGGAGTTGTTCAATGGTTTTGTGCCAAATTAAGTTTTTCTCAACGTTTTATGCAAAGTAATTTTGTTAGAATTGTTTTAATATTACTCAATTCCAGTTCAGGTATGTTGTTTTATACTTAATTATGGAACAAATGTCTTGCTTTAGTAAGAATTGAAACATTGCcttgtttcaattttgtttagTTCTCAATTTATGTGTGTATGTTTGAACCGATGTGACTCTTGTTGTTTCACCTTTTGACTGTTACTGCagatttaaaatttgttattttcgTTATTAGTGATGATTCCTTTTCAATAATGTTTATGTCAATTAAAAGAATatgcttaattgcacttttggtccccctattttaggtGAATCGTGAAaatagtccctccattttatttGTCACCAGTTTTGGTCCCACAAACAGAAATTGGGTCGAAATCTTGatgaattgtcatttttttaatgacgtgcaAAAAAATGGTGATGTGGCAGAGGTCTATGTGAATGAaatgaattattatattattccaaatttaaaaaaatacaatttttgtttttaaaaacaaaattcctatttttaaaacaacatttaataagcaaaaaaaatcaaacacaaatcaGACACACACAcagtaattcaaaaataacatttgaaaaacctaaaccctaaaatcgACCAAGCCATTGTATTCATTCATGTTCTTCTTATTCTTCATTTGTGTTCttcgtcttcttcttcttcattcgTGTTCTtcgtcttcttcttcatcttcttcttcatctatgttcttcatcttcttcctttaTTTCTTCTTCCTTTGTTTGTTGTGTTTTTTAGGGGGAAAATGTCTTCTCGTTTGTATTTAGTTACAAGCAACAATTCTCATTTGAGAATTAGAAGGAGAGAATGTTTGTGTGGACTTTAATCTACTTTGTGTACTTCTTGGACGACTGAAAATCCAGGTCGAAGGTTTCATGGTTGTGGTTGAAACTAATGGGGGGTTTTCAGGCACTTTCATGGCTCTTGATTATTGTAATATTgaagtaattaaaatgattgGATTAAGGGTGTTTTGTAATGATGTAATTTATGGTGTTTCGGGTTTAAATTGTAATGCCATTGTGTAATACAATCAAATTTGAATgaataaggttgttattgttaaaTGAAATTGGTATTATTGTAATGCAATTGTCTATTTTTGCATGTTTAAAAATTCAGTTTGGTATCATTGTATTAATGCAATTTGCTCAAACAATTTTCCACTAGTTTGGTATCATTTAAGATATAATGCCATTTCCTAATATTAATGCTCAAACAAATTTGCTCATTCAagataacatattaaatttactGCAACCAAAATTTTACATTACAACCAAAACAAAATACGAAGAACTTAGGTTTCAAAATAAACAGAATTTAAGTTACAACCAGAACATCATTCCATCATTATATACTATtgcattacaaaataattattcaatcgGAACTTAGGTCCATAAAGAGGTCATACAActgcattacaaaataaaattcccAAGTATCATTACATAttcataataatcaaaataaaattcacaagTTTAGTTTTGTCAATTGATTTTTGAATCTTGAGTTTGTGGAGCTTTTCAATCCTGAGATAAAACTGTTGATGTTTATCCCTAATCTCCTCAAACCCTTGTTGTCTTTGCTTTCTTTGTTTTGTTGACGTTATTTCCACCTTTTGGTATCTCTCTATCAGCAGCATTTTTACCTTTGCAAGTCCTCGTGTTGTGGTCGAGCTTCCTACAGTTTTTACATTTCACAGCTACAAACTGTCTTGGTAGTATTTTAGAACCTTTTGGCTTGTCATTGGACttgttcctttttttctttggtCTACCCGGTGATCTCCTCATGATTGGGGAATTTATATGCTCCACATTTGATGCTTGCCAGAGTTTTGGTCCATTTGATGGCATTACAATGTAAGAGTAACATGTCAAGAAGTTTGTTTTCCTATTTAAAGAACCAGAAACATGTCAAGAACCAATATGCAGTTAAAACTGAAGCATAAATATGTAAAAGACAACATGATAAAACCATCAACAACCAATACCAATATGCAGTTAAACCTGAAgcaaaaatatgtaaaaaaaaacagcatgttAAAGCCATCAACAACCAGTACCAATATGTAAAAACAACATGTTAAAATCAGATTTAAAAACAGAAACAGAACTGGAAGTAAATTTTATTGAACACTACCAAAACCAGAACTGGAACTAGAACAGAACCAGAATAGAAGTTGAACTAGAACAGTACGATTatgcagttaaaatcaaattttataccTATAAAAAGGTGAAACATACGATTCTGGATCAACTTTGTTGTGCCATATACAAACAAGGGCATGACAACACGGAATACCGGTCAAATCCCACTTAAGACAAGCGTAAGTTTTTGTGTGTAGATTTACTATATAAGTGTTTATACCATTTGTGACACTAAACTAGTTAAAATCATCATCTCCATGCCATGTTAGGAACCAACCCCCAACTACTCTTTTTGCCGTTTCCAATATTTGTTGAATCTTAGGACATATATTGCCTTTATATCGTAGCATGAGCTCTTTCTGTTTGATAATCCTTAATGTAATTTAATGTTTCAAGCCTTCAAGTAATATTATCATATGCTTATCTCTATACTCTAATATAATCATGTTGAAGCCTCACACATTTTGTTTACTTAGAGGTCACATTGCGTATCAATGCGAAATGCAGACCGAGTCCACATAGATGGTGGGAGTTGCATCATGTCTTTCCAAGCATCTTCATTGATTGCCTTAATTTTTCGCATTGCTTTCTCCCAATATCGGACGACCGTAGCCGTTGATGCCAACCAAAGAAGTTCTTTCATATGTCCTCCAggatattttgtttttccaattTCCATAAAAGTGTTTAACACATAATAGGTGTTCCACATGGGCCCCAATGTTGGCAATGACATGTACCAATCCCTGAAATCAATTCACAATAATTCGACAGAGCTAATGaagataaatcaatttaaaatgttataaGAATAATAGAACCAATATAACCAAACCCATCATAACTATATGAGGACAAATCAGTTCAGAATATTATAAGAGGACAAATCAGTTCAAATTGCATAATGTTATAAAGGATTCAAAAAATTCAGCATACATACCTTTTGTTGATTTAAAATGAATGCATATTGCCTATGCTGAATATTGTTGAGGTCACCTAGAAACCATTGCCACGAGTCTCTTGTTTACGCTTCAACAATTGCATATGCAATGGGAATCATTTGATTATTCCTATGTTTACCTACTACAGCTATTAACTGACCGTCATATTCTCTTTTCAAGAAACAAGCATCCAACCAAATTAAAGGCCTGCATGTATTAGAAAATGCAGCCTTACAAGCCTCCAAACATACATATATTCTCTAAAAAACTGGTCCAACATTAGACATACCAcacttaataataaatatagaaTTTGGATTTGATCTCCTAAGTTCGTCAGCATATTCTCTCAAGTGTGCATATTGCTCCCTTCGAGCACCTTGAATCATTTCTATGGCTCTTCCTTTGGTTCTATATGCTTGGTATGTAGACAACTTCACACCCCATTTATCAAGTGTCTCAACAATCAATCCCTTGGGTTTCATTTCAGGTGTATGTCTCAACATAGGAACGAAATTCTTGGCAAGCTATTCAGTCTTAGCTTGTTTGTTTTTTGCCTTCCTATGACATGTATGATCATCTGCGAAACTCACTAATTGCAAAATCTTTAATAACATTCTTAAACATCTCTTTTGTATTGAATTTTAGGCCCAACTCAAAACCTTACTTCATCACCAGTTTCAGGTTGGTTAAATTTAGGAAATTTCCTAACATCCTCTTCATCAACTTCACTTCATGTTGGAGTATCCAAATCATCATAATTCAcaccattttcttcaaaaatcaGTTGCAAAACTAGGCCCCAGGTTTCCTCTTGGGTTGGGAtgtatttcaaataaattttcattacttacaatattaacaaatatcttagtTTGTATTTCATAAATCCAATCCCAACCCTCACCCTCGTATAACTTACCCATATCATCATCTGAATTAGCAAcataatcttcatcttcttcactcaCATAATCTTCACATGCTCCTTGTCCAGTTTCAACATGGACTGGTTTAGATTCTGGTTAAACTGGTTCAGTTTGGATTGGTTCGGTTTGAACTTGTTCACATTCACCTTGGAGTTTTTCAGCTTCAAATGGCTCTTGAATTGGACTTTCATTACTAAAAATGGGATTGCTATAGAGTGTTCCACAAAGACTTCAATTACATTGAATCCTTTGACATCTTCAGCAAATGTTActacatcatcatcatttttGAGAGGTCTAAGTCCACGTGTAAATGAGTACTTGGGATGTTGGTACAACAAACATTTAAACATTTAACATTtaagaattttgtttttaaaaacataaattgtattttttaaatttagaataatataataattcatttaatcTGCATAGACCTCTACCACATCAAGATTTGGATACAATTTCtatttgagggaccaaaatcggggaaaaataaaatggggggactattttcgtgattcacctaaaatagggggaccaaaagtgcaattaagcctaaaatatatttaaccaatATTTCCCTTTGGTGCAGTTTGGTAGGTAACCGACTAAaacattctttatatttttccaatatttttGTGTGGAGATTTCATATCTTCCATGATCAACATTAGAGAAAAATTTGCCGGTATCACGATCAGAGACAAACTTTCCCAATTTTAGAATCTGATATGGAATTTTCTAGATTTCATCAAAATCACATATTACAAGTCATACATATTTTCCAGAATCGTTGACCTTTATCAAAGACATTGACTTCTTTAGAGGCGTTGACATTTTGTTAACGGCATTGacttttttgtaatttaaatgtGATGTGTTAACTTTTGTAGGTGCATTGACTTTGTCAAAGGTGTTGACTTTTGACATAGCCAGAAGTATGAAAGTCAAAGTCATTGTGTAAATACCAAAAGCATAACTAGAAGTATTAGAGTCAAATTGGAGTGTGTCAATATCAAAAGCATAGTTATATATTAATGTGTGAATATCAAAGGCAGAGTCATCAAACCAagtatacaaaagagcttctcaTGAAGTTTAAGATGAATAATTGCAAACTTATGGCTACACCAATATACCTTACTTGTTCACTACAAAAAGATGGATCAGGCCAGAATTTTGATCATAAAACATACAGAGGAATGATTGGATCACTTCTATACCTTACTGCTTCTAGACCCGATATTTTACTTAGTGCATGTGTGTGCTAGATTTCTGGCTAATCCAAGGGAATCTCAATTAACAGCATTAAGAGGATCCTTAGATACCTGAAAGGTACCTCCAACATTGGCTTGTTCTATAAGAAGTCTACTAAGTACATGTTAAGTGGCTATTGTGATGTTGACTATGTTAGAaacaaatttgaaagaaaaagtacCAGTGGAAATAGCACATTTCTTGGTAACAACTTAATTTtatggtcaagtaagagacaaaacacaattttaatatCCACAACAGAGGCTAGAACATTTCACCAACTGGTTACACCTCTCAATTGCTATGGATGAAACACCAATTGGAAGATtacaaaatccttgagagtaaCATTCCCGAATTATGTGATAATACTTATACTATTTGCCTAACTAAGAACCCAATTATCCATTCTAGAGCTAAACgcataaaaattaaacatcacttcatTATGAACTTTGTTCAAAAAGTAGTACTAAATATCCAGTTTATAGGCACACAACACCAATGggctgacatattcaccaaaccactagaTGAAGAcatatttgaattcattaagaAACATTTGAACCATACCTTTGTATCTGAATAATGTTGTGCTATTCcagctcttcttgcattgcgAGGATCCAACCATTTTATGCTTGTGCTTCATTAATAGAGGTAGGTTCAATTGAGGAAAGCAGACCAAACATAGATGTACCTTCCAGTGATAATATGGTCTTTAGAGGATCATTTGCATCTCCAATAGTCAGAGTCTCTAGATGAGATAACTTGTATTTCCATCCATTTTTAGCTTCCGAATCAACTTGATTGGTTCTGATTTGATCAGATTCATCTGTTGATGTTTTGTTAGGTTCTTCTGGTTTGTCTTTATCTTTTGATTTATTAGTTTCTTCTAGTTCATGTAAACCTACAATATCCTtaacttgctttgacttttaAAGGTCAAGTTTTTTGTCATTAAACTTAATATGTATTGACTCCTTCACTATGTGAGTCTCCTTGTTGAACACTTTATAAGCTTTGGATCTTTCAGAATATCCAAGGAAGTTACACTTTAGTGAATGAGGGTCAAACTTGCATAGGTTATCTTTAGTATTTAAAACATAACATACACAACCAAATTGATGAAAGTAAGAATTGTTGGGTCTAATTCAACATAGGTCTGATACAAACTTTGTTCTGAATGTAACATGAGGTATTGATTGCTTATGCCCAAAAATGCTTAGCAACATTTGTTTCGTATATCATAGTGCAAGCCATTTCTTGAAGAATACAATTCTTTCTTTCGACAACATCATTCTACTAAGCTGTTCAAGGGATGGGAAATCGTGTAatataccattttcttcacaaaattgctCAAAGACTTTGATCTTAAACTTTCCACCATGATCGCTACAGATAGTTACTATAGAGAATTGCTTCTCATTTTGCACTTGTTTGTAAAAGGTATTCAACACCTTATGACACTCATCCTTTTGTTTAAGGAACTTAATCTATGTccatctagaataatcatcaacaatgATCAGTCCATACTTCTTACCATTCAACGAGGCAGTTTTAACTCGACCAAAAGGTCAAAGTTAAGAAACTCCAAAGGTCTGCTTGTGGAAACAATATTCTTTGATGCAAAAGAACTCTTAATTTGTTTCCCTGCTATAAAGGACTTCTGATTTGAACTTGAGATTTGGCAAACCTCTAACAAGTTGGAATTTGTTTAACTTTGAAATTAACCTCAAATTGGAATGGCCTAATCTCTTGTGCCAAATTAGTTTCTCATTGCTCATAATCACAAAGCATATGAGTTTTGTTCTGCTAAGCAAAAAAGGTTGGTTTTTATAAAGTTTCCCTTACCTCTGGCCAGTAAATATAACAAAACCATCATTTTGACTTATAGCTCTACAAGAATTTTGATTAAAGACCATGTCATAACCACTATCACTTAATTGACTTATGCTAAGTATGTTATGTTTTAGTCCCTTTACTAATAGTAAGTTATTTATAGAAGATAAGGAATTTTTACCAATTATCTGACCTTTCGGCTTTTCTCCAAAATCTGTTAAGCCTTTGTTATTCAAAGTtaggtcttggaacatagaccttTCTCCCACCATATGTCGCAATCATCCACTATCCAGGTACAATGATTGGTGTTATTCAACACAATCTGAGATCCACAAATTCAAAGTCAAGTTTTCTCTATACAATATGAGATCCACAAATTGTTAGAGGCAAAATAAAGCCACTATTTGGTTGGGTTACAAGAGATTGTAACCAATTCATTTTGCTTCTATTAAGCATATTGTTTCAATGGTTTTTCCATACTACAACACTTAGAATATTCTACTTTGAACGAGTGCTTTGCTAGAACAaaaaccttaaactctaaacacTTATAAAATATTGAGCTCTTGTGGTTTTCTGAATAAATTTGGTTTTTAGTATTTATGAGTTTGTGAGTTCGTAAGGTTTTTTGTATATTGTTGTGCTTGCTTTCTTCTTTAGCCTTGATTCactatttatagatgaaattaggatttgtaaattttttgcAGAGTTTATGAATCGTATCTAAAACTCATCTTGGTCAACAAAGATTTCCTTCAATTCTAATTCTAAAAGATATGTTTTGATAATATGACCGTTAGGCAATCTTTTGTTTCCACTATGGATCTTTTTGAATGTCGTTATCATATcaaatatggattttgtttgaaaactcTTCATGCAAATCTTCCTTCATACGCTTGATTGATTTGAGTGGGAATGGATTCAGGCCTGAGCTTGGACATCTAGGAATTCTGATTCGTCTACGTGAGATTTATCTTTTATCAAAATCGTTGATTTTCCATCAGAGGCATTGACTTATCTTTATAACAATATAACTCAATTTTTGGCGTCATATGTTATATACTTTTCTTTCTTGATAGTCAGAGGCTGACTgagtgacttagaattagtgccTTGGGCAAATCACATTAGTTGCATTATCAGAGTCAGTGCAACTTCAAAGTGTGCTACATATCAGAGGCAACACTCTAGAACGTGTTGCCATGTTCAGAGTCAGCCGAAGATATGCTTCAAATGCATACTTGAATAGTGGCTTTAGACTTTAGAGGCATACTGAAGTAGACTTCAGAGGCATGCTAGAAATATTTTCATCAGAGGCAtgctaaaattattattcatcgGAGGCATGCTAATATTACTGTTAATTAGAGGAATGCTGAAGATAATATTCATCAGAGGCATGCTAAAATTATTGCTCATCAGACGCACATAAACTTTAGAGGCACACTGAATCTTAAGAGGCATATTGTATCTTCGGAGGCAGACACACATACTCATTAGAGCTATGCTAACCAAAAACATGTTGAGCTGCCAAAAGGACATTTCCTCTAACCTTTTTACATCCTCTAGTCACTTCATCTGGTGACTTCCTCTGGTGATTTCCTTTGTCACTTCCTTCGGTAACTTCCTATAATGACTTCCTTTGATCACTTCCtctggtattttttttttcttatttcttGCTTCTGATATCTTCTTCTGATTTTTTTGTTCTAATTTATACACACTTAATGAAATCATAAGTGCAATAAATTATTCGCACAAAATACATTCATTAACATCAAAACCACATTGAGGAAATGGTCAAGggaccaacttggttccaacaaaatGGATTTTCGTATTTGATGGTGCTTCAAACGCATTAGGGCATGAAATTGGAGCCCTTTTGATTTCCCTAGAGAACCAGTTGACTCCGTTTATCGCTAGGTTGTGTTTTGACTACAAAAATTATATGGCAAAAATATGAGGCATGTGTCATGGGCATTGAAGCAATCACTGAGGTT from Cicer arietinum cultivar CDC Frontier isolate Library 1 chromosome 3, Cicar.CDCFrontier_v2.0, whole genome shotgun sequence encodes:
- the LOC101505740 gene encoding uncharacterized protein produces the protein MKPKGLIVETLDKWGVKLSTYQAYRTKGRAIEMIQGARREQYAHLREYADELRRSNPNSIFIIKPLIWLDACFLKREYDGQLIAVVGKHRNNQMIPIAYAIVEADWYMSLPTLGPMWNTYYVLNTFMEIGKTKYPGGHMKELLWLASTATVVRYWEKAMRKIKAINEDAWKDMMQLPPSMWTRSAFRIDTQCLTAYWKTNFLTCYSYIVMPSNGPKLWQASNVEHINSPIMRRSPGRPKKKRNKSNDKPKGSKILPRQFVAVKCKNCRKLDHNTRTCKGKNAADREIPKGGNNVNKTKKAKTTRV